One Clupea harengus chromosome 11, Ch_v2.0.2, whole genome shotgun sequence DNA window includes the following coding sequences:
- the si:ch211-225p5.8 gene encoding sodium channel subunit beta-1 — protein sequence MAHLKVSLLGFVMLLLHGPQVQAGCAEVDSMTEAVAGESFLLGCISCKKREEVLASTTVDWFFKPNGQDNFDQIFHYEYPVPFILHDDFEDRLEWQGTMGTSDVQIGAIFIHNVTFNDTGTYRCNFERLLYLPYGDQPVTVTKVVELSVVAVGNREMTAVISEIMMYVTVVLLQLWMIAVLFYCYKKISAESEAREARKALKALNKVMDTKDTCDGVHLE from the exons ATGGCGCATTTGAAGGTATCACTTTTGGGATTTGTCATGCTTCTCCTTCATG GACCCCAGGTCCAGGCAGGATGTGCTGAAGTAGACTCCATGACTGAGGCGGTGGCTGGGGAGAGCTTCCTGTTGGGCTGCATCTCCTGTAAGAAAAGGGAGGAAGTGCTAGCATCAACCACCGTAGACTGGTTCTTCAAGCCCAATGGACAGGACAATTTCGATCAA ATTTTCCACTATGAGTACCCAGTGCCTTTCATTCTGCATGATGACTTTGAAGACCGTCTGGAATGGCAGGGCACCATGGGAACGAGCGATGTGCAGATCGGTGCCATTTTCATTCACAATGTCACCTTCAATGACACAGGGACTTACCGCTGCAACTTTGAGCGCCTCCTCTATCTTCCCTATGGAGACCAGCCTGTCACCGTCACTAAGGTTGTGGAGCTGTCTGTGGTGGCTGTAG GTAACCGGGAGATGACGGCTGTGATCTCTGAGATCATGATGTATGTGACGGTTGTGTTGCTGCAGCTGTGGATGATTGCAGTGCTGTTCTACTGTTATAAGAAGATCTCTGCAGAGAGCGAGGCCAGGGAGGCCCGAAAAGCACTGAAGGCTCTGAACAA